The Methanobacterium lacus genome includes a region encoding these proteins:
- a CDS encoding H/ACA ribonucleoprotein complex subunit GAR1 produces MKQLGKISHISNRNRIIIKSNQTPGFGLPVYTEDNKKFGTVYDVFGPTKGQYISVKVFAKNSRNLEKLIGKDLYIPSSNKIEKRGRRKRKKN; encoded by the coding sequence ATGAAGCAATTGGGTAAAATTTCGCATATTTCCAACAGAAACAGAATAATTATAAAATCAAATCAAACTCCAGGTTTTGGTCTACCTGTTTATACAGAAGACAACAAAAAATTTGGTACTGTTTATGATGTTTTTGGTCCTACTAAAGGTCAGTACATATCTGTAAAAGTTTTTGCTAAAAATTCAAGGAACCTTGAAAAATTAATTGGAAAAGACTTGTACATTCCCTCTTCAAACAAGATTGAAAAGCGGGGGCGAAGGAAACGAAAGAAGAATTGA
- a CDS encoding transcription initiation factor IIB, whose protein sequence is MKQDVSEIEKKETKCPECGSEKLINDHERGEVVCGACGLVIDDNIVDMGPEWRAFDHEQRDKRTRVGAPITYTIHDKGLSTMIDWRNKDIYGRDIPARNRAQWYRLRKWQRKIRISGATERNLAFALSELDRDSSRLGLPRSVREAASVVYRNAVENKLIRGRSIEGVVAASLYAACRRCNVPRTLDEIAEVSRVSKKEVGRTYRFLTRELNIKLPPTSPVDYVPRFASELNLSGEVQSKAIEIIEKAMEKGLTSGRGPTGVAAAALYIASVLLGERKTQRDVADIAGVTEVTIRNRYKELTEQLDMGVTL, encoded by the coding sequence ATGAAGCAGGATGTTTCTGAAATTGAGAAAAAAGAAACTAAATGCCCAGAATGTGGATCTGAAAAACTTATCAACGATCATGAACGAGGCGAAGTAGTTTGTGGTGCCTGTGGACTTGTGATTGATGATAACATCGTTGATATGGGCCCTGAATGGAGAGCATTCGACCATGAACAGCGTGATAAAAGAACCAGAGTTGGTGCACCGATAACTTATACCATCCACGATAAGGGACTCTCCACCATGATCGACTGGAGAAACAAGGATATCTACGGTCGTGACATTCCCGCCAGAAACCGTGCCCAATGGTACAGGCTCAGAAAATGGCAGAGAAAAATCAGAATATCCGGAGCCACCGAAAGAAACCTCGCATTTGCACTGTCCGAACTTGATAGGGACTCCTCAAGACTTGGACTTCCAAGAAGTGTTCGTGAAGCAGCTTCAGTTGTTTACAGGAACGCTGTTGAAAACAAACTCATCAGAGGAAGAAGTATCGAAGGAGTAGTCGCAGCATCTCTTTACGCCGCATGCAGAAGATGTAACGTTCCAAGAACTTTGGATGAAATAGCTGAAGTGTCTAGAGTGAGTAAAAAGGAAGTTGGAAGAACCTACAGGTTCTTAACACGAGAACTCAACATCAAACTACCACCAACGTCTCCTGTAGATTATGTACCAAGGTTTGCAAGTGAACTGAACCTCTCAGGAGAAGTACAATCCAAGGCCATCGAAATAATTGAAAAAGCCATGGAAAAAGGTCTCACATCAGGCAGAGGCCCGACAGGAGTTGCAGCAGCAGCACTTTACATAGCATCAGTACTCCTTGGAGAGAGAAAAACCCAAAGGGACGTTGCAGATATAGCTGGAGTGACAGAAGTTACAATAAGAAACAGATATAAAGAGCTTACAGAACAGCTTGATATGGGTGTAACATTATAA
- a CDS encoding DUF2116 family Zn-ribbon domain-containing protein produces MTDQHKHCPVCQKPIPLSERFCSPKCEQIYMERQNKVAKTKKTLYVLFAAFIIIWLLFTLRGQLGF; encoded by the coding sequence ATGACTGATCAACACAAGCACTGTCCAGTGTGCCAAAAACCAATACCACTTTCTGAAAGATTTTGTTCACCAAAATGTGAACAGATTTACATGGAAAGACAAAATAAAGTCGCAAAAACTAAAAAAACACTCTACGTATTATTTGCAGCATTTATTATAATCTGGCTGCTATTCACATTAAGGGGACAATTAGGATTTTAA
- the pyrH gene encoding UMP kinase has product MKIVVTIGGSILIKDHDYKKFRDYANVLKKLNQDNEVFVVVGGGKTARDYIDIARSLEVSEAMCDDVGIEVTRLNAKLLIAALGKDAYPDVPHNFREALTYANSGNIIVMGGTEPAHSTDAVGSILAEFVGSDLLINATSVDGLYNKDPNKYPDAVMFKEVKPSKMMELMSHNDVKAGTYEFFDMTAIQIIKRSSIKTVIVNGEDPKNILIANEGNIGTTIIPE; this is encoded by the coding sequence ATGAAGATAGTTGTTACAATAGGCGGTTCAATACTTATTAAGGATCATGATTATAAAAAATTCAGAGATTACGCAAATGTTCTGAAGAAGTTAAACCAAGATAATGAGGTATTTGTTGTTGTGGGTGGTGGAAAAACTGCACGGGACTATATTGACATTGCTAGGTCTTTGGAAGTTTCAGAAGCCATGTGTGATGATGTTGGGATCGAAGTCACAAGGTTAAATGCAAAACTTTTAATTGCAGCACTTGGCAAAGATGCATACCCTGATGTTCCACACAACTTTAGAGAAGCATTAACTTACGCAAATTCTGGGAACATTATTGTAATGGGAGGAACTGAACCTGCTCACAGTACTGATGCGGTTGGAAGCATACTTGCTGAGTTTGTGGGTTCAGATCTGCTGATAAATGCCACATCTGTGGATGGGCTTTACAACAAGGATCCAAACAAATATCCTGATGCTGTGATGTTTAAAGAGGTTAAACCATCTAAAATGATGGAGTTAATGTCCCACAACGATGTTAAAGCGGGAACTTATGAATTTTTTGATATGACGGCCATACAAATCATTAAACGGTCGAGTATTAAGACCGTGATAGTTAATGGTGAAGATCCAAAGAATATTTTAATTGCAAATGAAGGTAATATTGGAACCACAATTATTCCAGAATAA
- the prf1 gene encoding peptide chain release factor aRF-1 has protein sequence MSEVSSKELYEVKRTLKELADKKGRGTELVTVYIPPEKQISDVVKHMREELSQSANIKSKQTKKNVQSAIEVIMQRMKLFPKPPEKGLVLFVGMIPRGGPGTEKMETYMFEPPEPVQTYIYHCDSTFYLKPLEEIIEDKDVYGLAVIDRKEATIAILRGKRIDIIKNLTSGVPGKHKAGGQSQRRFDRLIDLAAHEFLKRIGTHMNEAFLDVPDLKGVIIGGPGHTKEEFVEGDYLHHEIKNKLITTVDTSYTGEFGIREVMEKSMDVLTEIDVVREKKLVQKFLVELIDEHGLASYGEAEVRKNLQMGAVEVLLLSEDLKSKRLNYECPTCGTKAEKTLKSDVAIPEKTCSNCNERMKVEETVDIIDDFVELAEEVGSEVEIISTETEEGMQLFRAFGGVGAILRYRL, from the coding sequence TTGAGCGAAGTATCATCTAAAGAGCTGTACGAAGTAAAAAGAACCCTTAAAGAGTTAGCAGATAAAAAGGGCAGAGGTACAGAATTAGTAACTGTTTATATTCCACCTGAAAAGCAGATAAGTGATGTTGTTAAGCATATGCGTGAAGAACTTAGCCAGAGTGCCAACATCAAAAGTAAACAAACCAAGAAAAATGTTCAATCTGCAATCGAAGTCATAATGCAAAGGATGAAACTGTTTCCCAAACCTCCAGAAAAGGGTTTGGTGCTGTTTGTGGGAATGATACCTAGGGGGGGTCCTGGAACAGAAAAAATGGAAACATACATGTTCGAACCTCCTGAACCAGTTCAAACCTACATTTACCACTGTGATTCAACATTTTATCTTAAACCCCTCGAGGAAATCATCGAGGATAAAGATGTCTACGGACTTGCAGTCATAGATCGTAAGGAAGCAACCATTGCAATCCTACGCGGAAAAAGGATCGACATCATAAAAAACCTAACCAGTGGTGTTCCTGGAAAACATAAAGCAGGAGGACAATCCCAGAGAAGATTCGACAGGCTCATCGATCTTGCAGCACACGAATTTTTAAAAAGGATAGGAACGCACATGAACGAAGCATTTTTAGATGTTCCCGATCTTAAGGGAGTGATTATTGGTGGACCCGGCCATACAAAGGAAGAATTTGTTGAAGGGGACTACTTGCACCATGAAATAAAGAACAAACTCATCACCACCGTTGACACATCCTACACTGGAGAATTTGGTATAAGGGAAGTTATGGAAAAGTCCATGGATGTTTTGACAGAAATAGATGTTGTCAGAGAGAAAAAGTTGGTTCAAAAATTTCTGGTTGAATTAATTGATGAACATGGTCTGGCATCTTATGGAGAAGCCGAAGTCAGAAAAAATTTACAGATGGGTGCTGTGGAAGTACTTTTACTTTCAGAAGATCTTAAATCCAAAAGGTTGAACTACGAATGTCCAACCTGCGGAACAAAAGCTGAAAAAACTTTGAAATCTGATGTAGCCATTCCTGAAAAAACCTGTTCTAACTGTAATGAGAGAATGAAGGTTGAAGAAACAGTTGACATCATTGATGATTTTGTTGAACTAGCAGAAGAAGTTGGTTCGGAAGTAGAAATTATTTCAACAGAAACTGAAGAAGGAATGCAGCTTTTCAGAGCGTTTGGTGGTGTTGGAGCCATATTAAGATACAGGCTCTAA
- a CDS encoding orotate phosphoribosyltransferase-like protein gives MNEKLIKRAYELRNRGFTTGEIADELNVSKDTSRWLILQGKDNKTSAESEKAPIDFAINWNSLGGSSVRMKYVSAALADMALKYGEPDVIVGITVSGIPFATMMAEILGADISVFHPIKHRKMEEDAKGAVSSNFASVDGRKVVIVDDVTTSGRTIREAARVYKDLGAIPIAVVVLIDKAGIAEVENVPVESLISVSRLG, from the coding sequence ATGAATGAAAAACTCATAAAACGGGCTTATGAACTGAGAAACAGGGGTTTTACAACAGGAGAAATAGCTGATGAATTGAATGTTTCTAAAGACACTTCAAGATGGCTTATTTTGCAGGGTAAAGACAATAAAACAAGTGCTGAATCTGAAAAGGCACCAATAGATTTTGCTATTAATTGGAACAGTCTTGGTGGAAGTTCTGTCAGAATGAAATATGTATCTGCAGCTTTAGCAGATATGGCACTCAAATATGGGGAACCTGACGTGATTGTTGGCATCACCGTGAGTGGAATTCCATTTGCAACCATGATGGCTGAGATTCTCGGTGCAGATATTTCTGTTTTCCATCCAATTAAACACAGGAAGATGGAAGAAGATGCTAAGGGTGCTGTGAGTAGTAACTTTGCATCTGTGGATGGCAGAAAAGTTGTGATTGTTGATGATGTTACAACAAGTGGCAGAACCATCAGGGAAGCAGCCAGGGTTTACAAGGATCTTGGAGCTATTCCAATTGCAGTAGTTGTCTTAATTGATAAGGCAGGTATTGCAGAAGTGGAAAATGTGCCTGTAGAATCATTAATAAGTGTCAGCAGGTTGGGATGA